Proteins encoded in a region of the Isoalcanivorax pacificus W11-5 genome:
- the hxsB gene encoding His-Xaa-Ser system radical SAM maturase HxsB, with protein sequence MMTRYELVKGSYNTKKLGNGFLVVSDTGDYAFLSGQELDSLEKNPLILSNPIRADLQSKFILRSKNQSGSEWLHQCRQAERSQTTKDGPSLHMLVVTLQCAHSCQYCQVSRSLEEHGCSMSRAMLEKACANIFDSQNETITVEFQGGDPLLRFELVQYAIEKIKYINESHNKRIRFVVASTLHQLTQGMCEFFRENNVYLSTSIDGPPSLHNKNRPTPERTAHEKTVLGIQMAREIIGEESVSALMTTTRSSLSFPNEIVDEYVHLGMPEVFIRPLSIYGFAKKNIKHIGYSLAEFMEFYKACLERVLYWNRQGNHIREVYASIILNKLLSPFDAGYVDLQRPTGAGLSAIAYNYDGYIYPGDEARMLVETGDHGLRLGAIGTPISELLNSDLQINLVRASLNDEKDECGSCAYKPFCAPNPIDAYAQHGNLYARPSETEHCQKHTLLFDYFFNRIKHASTWEMDIFYNWAMPF encoded by the coding sequence ATGATGACCAGATACGAATTGGTAAAGGGGTCCTACAACACGAAAAAACTTGGCAACGGATTCCTAGTTGTATCCGATACGGGAGATTATGCATTTTTATCCGGCCAGGAACTGGATAGCCTTGAAAAAAACCCACTAATTTTAAGCAACCCGATCAGGGCAGACCTTCAGTCAAAGTTCATTCTGAGATCCAAGAATCAGAGCGGGAGCGAGTGGCTTCACCAATGTCGACAGGCAGAGCGGTCTCAAACCACTAAAGACGGCCCCAGCCTACATATGTTGGTCGTGACACTCCAATGCGCACATTCATGCCAGTACTGCCAAGTAAGCCGGTCGCTGGAGGAGCACGGCTGTTCAATGAGCCGGGCAATGCTGGAAAAAGCATGCGCCAATATATTTGACAGCCAAAATGAAACCATAACCGTTGAATTTCAAGGTGGCGATCCACTCCTACGCTTTGAACTTGTTCAGTACGCAATTGAAAAAATAAAATACATCAATGAAAGTCACAACAAGAGAATACGGTTTGTTGTAGCAAGTACATTACATCAGCTCACACAAGGAATGTGCGAGTTCTTTAGGGAAAATAACGTTTATCTTTCAACCAGCATTGATGGCCCTCCTTCGCTTCACAACAAGAACCGCCCAACCCCGGAAAGAACAGCGCATGAAAAGACTGTCCTCGGCATTCAAATGGCCAGGGAGATTATCGGAGAAGAAAGCGTTTCCGCCCTGATGACCACCACCAGATCATCACTTTCATTTCCCAACGAGATTGTGGACGAATATGTTCATCTTGGAATGCCCGAAGTATTTATCAGGCCATTAAGCATCTATGGCTTCGCCAAGAAAAACATTAAGCACATAGGATACAGCTTGGCCGAATTCATGGAGTTCTACAAAGCGTGCCTGGAGAGAGTTCTCTACTGGAACAGGCAAGGCAACCACATAAGAGAAGTCTATGCTTCCATCATTTTGAATAAGCTTCTGTCTCCGTTTGACGCAGGCTATGTGGATCTTCAAAGACCAACCGGGGCGGGACTTTCGGCAATAGCCTACAATTATGATGGCTATATTTATCCCGGCGATGAGGCCAGGATGCTGGTTGAAACCGGGGATCATGGTTTACGCCTTGGGGCGATAGGCACACCGATATCGGAACTTCTGAACTCCGATCTCCAAATCAACCTCGTAAGGGCTAGCCTGAACGATGAGAAAGATGAATGTGGTTCGTGTGCATACAAACCTTTTTGCGCCCCGAACCCGATAGACGCTTACGCTCAGCACGGCAACCTCTATGCAAGGCCATCCGAAACTGAGCATTGCCAGAAACACACCTTGCTGTTCGATTATTTTTTCAACCGGATAAAGCATGCTTCCACTTGGGAAATGGACATTTTCTATAACTGGGCAATGCCTTTCTAG
- the tkt gene encoding transketolase, with the protein MSAHSLASRELANAIRALSMDAVQQANSGHPGAPMGMADIAEVLWRGFLKHNPANPHWPNRDRFVLSNGHGSMLLYSLLHLTGYDLSLDDLKNFRQLHSPTAGHPEHEECVGVETTTGPLGQGIANAVGMALAEKMLASHFNRDGFPVVDHFTYCFLGDGCMMEGISHEVSSLAGTLGLGKLIAFYDDNGISIDGEVEGWFTDDTVERFRAYGWHVIPNVNGHDALEVQAAVENARKNTTQPTLICCKTIIGFGSPNKQGKEESHGAALGNDEIALTRQALNWPHGPFEVPDHIYAAWNARDAGAQAEGEWNELVSAYAQSHPDLAGELKRRLSGELPADFSDKADAFIRECQQKMEKVATRKASQNALDAYGPLVPELIGGSADLGGSNNTFWKGCKSVTGTDASGNYVHYGVREFGMTAIMNGMQLHGGVRPYGGTFLMFMEYARNAVRMAALMKQPTMLVYTHDSIGLGEDGPTHQPVEQLANLRLTPNVSTWRPCDTVESAVAWKAAIERQDGPTALVFSRQGLPCMQRDDATLANVARGGYVLHQTGTGTPEAIIIATGSEVELAMQAAAALGEQGRNVRVVSLPSVDTFLAQDAAYQEAVLPAAVRNRVAVEAGIADYWYRFVGLDGRIVGMHTFGASAPAGDLFKHFNITAEAVQQAVAELIG; encoded by the coding sequence ATGTCCGCCCATTCGCTGGCTTCACGCGAACTCGCCAATGCCATTCGTGCCCTAAGCATGGACGCCGTGCAGCAGGCCAATTCAGGCCATCCCGGGGCGCCCATGGGCATGGCGGATATCGCCGAAGTGCTCTGGCGGGGCTTTCTGAAGCACAACCCGGCCAACCCGCACTGGCCGAATCGCGACCGGTTCGTGCTCTCCAACGGCCACGGCTCGATGCTGCTCTACAGCCTGCTGCACCTGACTGGCTATGACCTGTCCCTCGACGACCTGAAGAACTTCCGTCAGTTGCACAGCCCCACCGCCGGCCACCCGGAGCACGAAGAGTGCGTGGGCGTGGAAACCACCACTGGCCCGCTGGGCCAGGGGATTGCCAATGCGGTCGGCATGGCGCTGGCCGAGAAGATGCTGGCGAGCCATTTCAACCGGGACGGCTTTCCGGTGGTTGATCACTTTACCTACTGTTTCCTGGGTGATGGCTGCATGATGGAGGGCATTTCCCACGAAGTGTCGTCCCTGGCCGGCACCCTGGGCCTGGGCAAGCTGATCGCCTTCTATGATGACAACGGCATTTCCATCGACGGTGAAGTGGAAGGCTGGTTCACCGACGACACGGTGGAGCGCTTCCGCGCCTACGGCTGGCATGTGATCCCGAATGTGAACGGCCACGACGCCCTGGAAGTGCAGGCGGCGGTGGAAAATGCCCGCAAGAACACGACCCAGCCGACACTGATCTGCTGCAAGACCATCATCGGCTTCGGCTCCCCGAACAAGCAGGGCAAGGAAGAAAGCCACGGCGCTGCCCTCGGCAATGACGAAATCGCCCTGACCCGCCAGGCACTGAACTGGCCGCACGGCCCGTTTGAGGTGCCGGACCACATTTATGCGGCCTGGAATGCCCGGGACGCGGGCGCTCAGGCTGAGGGCGAATGGAACGAGCTGGTGAGCGCTTACGCCCAGTCGCACCCTGATCTGGCGGGCGAACTCAAGCGCCGCCTGAGCGGTGAGTTACCGGCGGACTTCAGCGACAAGGCCGATGCCTTTATTCGCGAGTGCCAGCAGAAGATGGAAAAGGTGGCCACCCGCAAGGCCAGCCAGAACGCACTGGATGCCTACGGCCCGCTGGTGCCGGAGCTGATCGGCGGTTCGGCCGACCTGGGCGGCTCCAACAACACCTTCTGGAAGGGCTGCAAATCGGTCACCGGCACCGATGCCAGCGGCAACTACGTTCATTACGGTGTGCGCGAATTCGGCATGACCGCGATCATGAACGGCATGCAGCTGCACGGCGGCGTGCGCCCCTATGGCGGCACCTTTCTGATGTTCATGGAATACGCCCGCAACGCGGTGCGCATGGCGGCGCTGATGAAGCAGCCCACCATGCTGGTCTATACCCACGATTCCATCGGCCTGGGTGAAGACGGCCCGACGCACCAGCCGGTGGAGCAGCTGGCCAACCTGCGCCTGACCCCGAATGTCAGCACCTGGCGCCCCTGCGACACGGTGGAATCCGCCGTGGCCTGGAAGGCGGCCATCGAGCGCCAGGACGGCCCCACCGCACTGGTCTTCAGCCGCCAGGGACTGCCCTGCATGCAGCGTGACGACGCCACCCTGGCCAATGTGGCCCGTGGCGGCTACGTGCTGCACCAGACCGGCACCGGCACACCGGAGGCGATCATCATTGCCACCGGCTCGGAAGTGGAGCTGGCCATGCAGGCTGCCGCCGCGCTGGGTGAGCAGGGCCGCAATGTGCGCGTGGTGTCCCTGCCGAGCGTGGACACCTTCCTGGCCCAGGACGCGGCCTATCAGGAAGCCGTACTGCCGGCGGCCGTGCGCAATCGCGTGGCCGTGGAAGCGGGCATCGCGGATTACTGGTATCGCTTTGTGGGCCTGGATGGCCGCATTGTGGGCATGCACACCTTCGGCGCCTCGGCCCCGGCAGGTGACCTGTTCAAACACTTCAACATTACCGCCGAGGCGGTACAGCAGGCTGTGGCCGAGCTGATTGGATAA
- a CDS encoding type I glyceraldehyde-3-phosphate dehydrogenase has protein sequence MRVALNGYGRIGRSFVRALLEREAGGWRAPFTLVAVNDLGRPEDLYYLSRFDSTHGPCRVPVALEQGADGPQLLLGEHRARLLSEAEPAALPWRALEAALVLECTGVFRAHDEAARHLSAGAERVIIGAVPFDHADAMLVYGINHTQLQPGQRVLSAASCTTHAIAPLLAALDEAFGVEQVLMKEVHAYTSDQSLLDHVHRDPRRGRAAAQNIVPTTSSAIGAVQQILPRLNGRVSGDSIRVPTLNVAMVDLTLRLTRTPSVPQLNELFIRRVDEVPWLIGYNAEPLVSVDFNHRSESVIFDATQTRVQGDMVRVVAWYDNEWGYANRLLDLVSWMAEQESV, from the coding sequence ATGCGCGTGGCGCTCAACGGCTACGGCCGTATCGGCCGCTCTTTTGTCCGTGCCCTGCTGGAGCGCGAGGCGGGCGGCTGGCGGGCGCCTTTCACGCTGGTGGCGGTGAACGATCTCGGGCGCCCGGAAGACCTGTACTACCTCAGCCGTTTCGACAGCACGCACGGCCCCTGTCGGGTGCCGGTGGCGCTGGAGCAGGGTGCCGACGGTCCGCAACTGCTGCTGGGCGAACACCGGGCGCGCCTGCTCTCGGAAGCCGAGCCGGCGGCGCTGCCCTGGCGGGCGCTGGAGGCGGCGCTGGTGCTGGAATGCACCGGGGTGTTCCGGGCGCACGATGAAGCGGCCCGGCACCTGTCGGCGGGGGCGGAACGGGTCATCATCGGTGCCGTGCCCTTTGATCACGCCGACGCCATGCTGGTCTACGGTATCAACCACACACAGCTCCAGCCGGGGCAGCGGGTGCTGTCGGCAGCGTCCTGTACCACGCACGCCATCGCGCCGCTGCTGGCCGCGCTGGACGAGGCGTTCGGTGTGGAACAGGTGCTGATGAAAGAGGTCCACGCCTATACCTCGGACCAGAGCCTGCTGGATCATGTGCACCGCGATCCGCGCCGCGGCCGGGCGGCGGCACAGAACATCGTGCCTACCACGTCGAGCGCCATCGGCGCGGTGCAGCAGATACTGCCGCGCCTGAACGGGCGCGTCAGCGGCGACTCGATCCGGGTGCCGACACTGAACGTGGCGATGGTGGACCTGACGCTGCGGCTGACCAGAACGCCCTCGGTGCCGCAGCTCAACGAGCTGTTCATCCGGCGCGTTGACGAAGTGCCCTGGCTGATCGGCTACAATGCCGAGCCGCTGGTCAGTGTGGACTTCAACCACCGCAGCGAATCGGTGATTTTCGACGCCACCCAGACCCGCGTGCAGGGCGACATGGTGCGGGTGGTGGCCTGGTACGACAACGAATGGGGCTATGCCAACCGGCTGCTGGACCTGGTGAGCTGGATGGCGGAGCAGGAATCAGTCTGA
- a CDS encoding phosphoglycerate kinase, with product MSILRMTDLDLKGKRVLIREDLNVPVKDGKVTSDARIRASLPTIRHALDAGARVMLLSHLGRPEEGVFDEAASLKPVAEHLGMLLERNVPLVRDWLEGVDVAPGELVLCENVRFNQGEKKDDEALSKKMAALCDIFVMDAFGTAHRAQASTHGVARFAPVACAGPLLAAELDALGQALKNPEKPLVAIVGGAKVSTKLEVLESLADKVDQLIVGGGIANTFLAAAGKPVGKSLCEHDLIPSAQKIAEKVHIPLPVDVVVAKEFSAEAEATVKSVDDVAEDDMILDVGPKTAHVFAALMKEARTIVWNGPVGVFEFEQFGGGTQEMAEAIAESDAFSIAGGGDTLAAVDKYGIADKVSYISTGGGAFLEFLEGKTLPAVAVLEERAKD from the coding sequence ATGTCCATTCTTCGCATGACGGATCTGGATCTGAAAGGCAAACGGGTACTGATCCGCGAAGATCTCAACGTGCCGGTGAAAGACGGCAAAGTCACCAGCGACGCCCGCATCCGTGCGTCGTTGCCGACCATTCGCCACGCGCTGGATGCCGGCGCGCGGGTCATGCTGCTGTCGCACCTGGGCCGCCCGGAAGAGGGCGTGTTTGATGAAGCCGCCTCGCTGAAGCCGGTGGCTGAACACCTGGGCATGCTGCTGGAGCGCAATGTACCGCTGGTGCGCGACTGGCTGGAAGGCGTGGACGTGGCACCGGGCGAGCTGGTGCTGTGCGAGAACGTCCGCTTCAACCAGGGCGAAAAGAAAGACGACGAAGCACTGTCGAAAAAAATGGCGGCGCTGTGCGATATCTTCGTGATGGATGCCTTCGGCACCGCACACCGCGCCCAGGCGTCGACCCACGGTGTGGCCAGGTTCGCCCCGGTCGCCTGCGCCGGCCCGCTGCTGGCGGCCGAGCTGGATGCGCTGGGTCAGGCACTGAAAAACCCGGAAAAACCGCTGGTGGCCATCGTCGGGGGCGCCAAGGTCTCCACCAAGCTGGAAGTGCTGGAATCGCTGGCCGATAAAGTGGACCAGCTGATCGTCGGCGGCGGTATCGCCAACACCTTCCTGGCGGCGGCGGGCAAGCCGGTGGGTAAATCACTGTGCGAGCACGACCTGATTCCGTCGGCGCAAAAGATCGCCGAAAAAGTACATATCCCGCTGCCGGTGGATGTGGTGGTGGCGAAGGAATTTTCCGCCGAGGCGGAAGCGACGGTGAAAAGCGTGGACGACGTCGCCGAGGACGACATGATTCTCGACGTCGGCCCGAAGACCGCGCACGTCTTCGCCGCGCTGATGAAAGAAGCGCGCACCATCGTCTGGAACGGTCCGGTGGGCGTGTTCGAGTTCGAGCAGTTCGGCGGCGGCACCCAGGAAATGGCCGAGGCGATTGCCGAGAGCGATGCCTTCTCTATTGCCGGCGGTGGCGATACGCTGGCGGCCGTGGACAAGTACGGCATTGCCGACAAGGTATCCTATATTTCAACGGGCGGCGGCGCCTTCCTGGAATTTCTGGAAGGCAAGACGTTGCCGGCCGTGGCGGTACTCGAAGAACGCGCGAAAGACTGA
- the fba gene encoding class II fructose-bisphosphate aldolase (catalyzes the reversible aldol condensation of dihydroxyacetonephosphate and glyceraldehyde 3-phosphate in the Calvin cycle, glycolysis, and/or gluconeogenesis) — MALISLRQLLDHAAEYGYGVPAFNVNNLEQMRAIMEAADETDSPVIVQASAGARKYAGAPFLRHLILAAVEEFPHIPVVMHQDHGTSPAVCQRSIQLGFSSVMMDGSLGEDGKTPMDYDYNVRVTQTAVAMAHACGVSVEGELGCLGSLETGQAGEEDGIGAEGTLDHSQMLTDPEEAADFVKATKVDALAIAIGTSHGAYKFTRPPTGDILAIDRIKAIHARIPDTHLVMHGSSSVPQEWLKVINEFGGEIPETYGVPVEEIQEGIKHGVRKVNIDTDLRLASTGAIRRFLAQNTSEFDPRKYLAVATKAMKEICLARYEAFGTAGNASKIKALSLEEMFIRYEKGELDPRVN, encoded by the coding sequence ATGGCACTCATCAGCCTGCGTCAGTTGCTGGATCACGCCGCCGAATACGGTTATGGCGTACCGGCCTTCAACGTCAACAACCTGGAACAGATGCGCGCCATCATGGAAGCGGCCGATGAGACCGATTCCCCGGTGATCGTGCAGGCGTCCGCCGGTGCCCGCAAATACGCCGGCGCGCCGTTCCTGCGCCACCTGATCCTGGCGGCCGTGGAAGAGTTTCCGCATATCCCGGTGGTCATGCACCAGGATCACGGCACCAGCCCGGCGGTGTGCCAGCGTTCCATCCAGCTCGGTTTTTCCTCGGTGATGATGGACGGCTCGCTGGGCGAAGACGGCAAGACGCCGATGGACTACGACTACAACGTGCGCGTCACGCAGACCGCTGTGGCCATGGCCCACGCCTGCGGCGTGTCCGTGGAAGGCGAGCTGGGTTGTCTGGGGTCGCTGGAAACCGGCCAGGCCGGTGAAGAAGACGGTATCGGCGCCGAAGGCACCCTGGACCACAGCCAGATGCTGACCGATCCGGAAGAAGCGGCTGATTTCGTGAAAGCGACCAAAGTGGACGCCCTCGCGATTGCCATCGGCACCAGTCACGGCGCCTACAAGTTCACCCGCCCGCCGACCGGCGATATCCTGGCCATCGACCGCATCAAGGCGATCCATGCGCGCATCCCGGATACCCATCTGGTGATGCACGGTTCGTCTTCCGTGCCGCAGGAATGGCTGAAAGTGATCAACGAATTCGGCGGCGAAATCCCGGAAACCTACGGCGTGCCGGTGGAAGAAATCCAGGAAGGCATCAAGCACGGTGTGCGCAAGGTCAACATCGACACCGACTTGCGCCTGGCCAGCACCGGCGCCATCCGCCGCTTCCTGGCGCAGAACACGTCCGAGTTCGACCCGCGCAAATACCTGGCGGTGGCCACCAAGGCGATGAAAGAGATCTGCCTGGCCCGCTACGAAGCCTTCGGCACCGCAGGCAACGCCAGCAAGATCAAGGCGCTGTCGCTGGAAGAGATGTTCATCCGCTACGAAAAAGGCGAGCTGGACCCGCGCGTCAACTGA
- a CDS encoding alpha/beta hydrolase, with protein sequence MNPPPFNAQLIQQAWQPLDWKTPQQISGEARRYAEYYGIDFAGRFPGLLHGFGYFEAANHTLAIHAWMPPKARGTVLVLHGYFDHVGLYRHVIGHLLELNYAVLAYDLPGHGLSSGPRAAIEDFLVYREVLSQCLAHEQNQFPRPWHALAQSTGGAIIMDYLVSGGGGEEPAPFEKVILLAPLVRPMAWRSGKLLHSLVSPFRDYIRRVFTVNSNDPDFLHFLEHLDPLQHRALSSRWVGALKKWVPGFERASAVRISPVIIQGDMDETVDWRHNLSIIEDKFNQPEVHILKGARHQLANEHPDIRAQVNRILDNHLG encoded by the coding sequence ATGAACCCGCCTCCCTTCAACGCCCAGCTCATCCAGCAGGCCTGGCAGCCACTGGACTGGAAAACGCCGCAGCAAATCAGCGGCGAGGCGCGGCGTTATGCCGAGTATTACGGCATCGACTTTGCGGGCCGTTTCCCCGGCCTGTTGCACGGGTTCGGATACTTTGAGGCGGCGAACCACACCCTTGCCATTCATGCCTGGATGCCGCCGAAGGCGCGCGGCACGGTGCTGGTGCTGCACGGCTATTTCGACCATGTCGGCCTGTACCGGCATGTTATCGGGCACTTGCTGGAGCTGAATTACGCGGTGTTGGCCTATGATCTGCCTGGCCACGGACTGTCCTCCGGGCCGCGTGCGGCGATTGAGGATTTTCTGGTGTACCGCGAGGTGCTGAGCCAGTGCCTGGCCCATGAGCAGAACCAGTTTCCCCGCCCCTGGCATGCGTTGGCACAGAGTACCGGTGGCGCGATCATCATGGATTACCTGGTGAGCGGTGGTGGTGGCGAGGAACCGGCGCCGTTCGAGAAAGTGATTCTGCTCGCACCGCTGGTCAGGCCGATGGCCTGGCGTTCCGGCAAATTGCTGCACAGCCTGGTCAGCCCGTTTCGCGATTACATCCGCCGCGTCTTTACAGTGAATTCCAATGATCCGGACTTTCTGCATTTTCTGGAGCATCTGGACCCACTGCAGCATCGTGCGCTGTCGTCACGCTGGGTGGGTGCGTTGAAAAAATGGGTGCCGGGTTTTGAGCGTGCCAGTGCTGTGCGCATCAGCCCGGTGATCATCCAGGGTGACATGGACGAAACCGTGGACTGGCGTCATAACCTGTCCATCATCGAAGACAAATTCAATCAGCCCGAGGTCCACATCCTCAAGGGCGCCCGCCATCAGCTCGCCAACGAGCACCCGGATATTCGCGCGCAGGTCAACCGCATCCTCGACAACCATCTCGGCTGA
- a CDS encoding porin family protein, with product MKTWMMIAGTAGALTFAGIAQAQEARPYFGAQYNFAEVDGGGDEAEFDVFSGRLGVEFNQFLALEARAGFGVGDDRVNGVKVELDHYYGLYAKLALANESQFTPYLLGGYTKVKTDPRLGSDNEDDFGYGIGVDFDLDQALSLNLEYARLLDASDVDMDAMSLGFTYRF from the coding sequence ATGAAAACGTGGATGATGATTGCAGGTACAGCCGGCGCACTGACGTTCGCCGGGATTGCCCAGGCACAGGAAGCCCGCCCTTATTTCGGTGCGCAGTATAATTTTGCCGAAGTGGACGGCGGTGGCGATGAAGCCGAGTTCGATGTCTTCAGTGGCCGCCTGGGTGTGGAGTTCAATCAGTTTCTGGCGCTGGAAGCGCGCGCCGGTTTCGGCGTAGGCGATGACCGCGTCAACGGTGTGAAAGTGGAACTGGACCATTACTACGGCCTGTACGCAAAACTGGCGCTGGCCAACGAAAGCCAGTTCACGCCCTATCTGCTCGGCGGCTACACAAAGGTGAAAACCGATCCGCGGCTGGGCTCGGATAACGAAGACGATTTTGGCTACGGCATCGGTGTGGATTTTGATCTGGATCAGGCGCTGTCCCTGAACCTGGAATACGCCCGCCTGCTGGACGCCAGTGATGTGGATATGGATGCCATGTCGCTCGGCTTCACCTACCGCTTCTGA
- a CDS encoding CsgG/HfaB family protein → MRTLYRFLISAVVFALLFSQHSHAATETVTREATGFGSTPQTAVANALVEAARQGLGVTVTLDPDFRSQTYEWVVSQQIATGTWRSEPEARLPTLAPVQGYRVLDTKQVNEDLWQARVEARLLTHKSIGPDRSALPSLVIGTLRTSGSSYDLGRPIPPATVRSNLRNALVTSFADSGRLRILDRDYSADVAGERAVSASSLMPEEQVRLGRQQGADLVLVGDIESFQLGRPGRSYYGAQFNTLEPVIRIQYRLLETATGGVLRAGTFNYTEAPGTLRSKLREADIDPDREPERIGEFLYPDVARALTGEVMDALYPVRVLSVQGDRVYITQGSGRLSTGQQLTVHQLDGEMKDPDTGLAIRLETPALATLRVTDVQQDYAVAELVDGDRGSLNEQAVVRNVPADTRRPSGPGRPMTPGSSEAPISWD, encoded by the coding sequence ATGCGCACCCTGTATCGTTTCCTGATTTCCGCTGTTGTTTTCGCACTGCTGTTTTCCCAGCACAGCCACGCCGCCACCGAGACCGTCACCCGCGAAGCCACCGGCTTTGGCAGCACGCCACAGACTGCCGTTGCCAATGCGCTGGTGGAGGCGGCCCGCCAGGGACTGGGCGTGACCGTGACGCTGGACCCGGATTTCCGCAGCCAGACCTACGAATGGGTGGTGAGCCAGCAAATCGCCACCGGTACCTGGCGCAGCGAGCCGGAAGCCCGCCTGCCGACGCTGGCGCCCGTGCAGGGCTATCGCGTGCTTGATACCAAACAGGTCAACGAAGACCTGTGGCAGGCGCGCGTGGAAGCGCGGCTGCTCACGCACAAGTCCATCGGCCCGGACCGCAGCGCATTGCCGTCACTGGTGATCGGCACCCTGCGCACCAGCGGCAGCAGCTATGACCTGGGCCGGCCGATCCCGCCGGCCACAGTGCGCAGCAATCTGCGCAACGCGCTGGTCACCAGCTTCGCCGACAGCGGCCGCTTGCGCATTCTCGACCGCGATTACAGCGCCGACGTGGCCGGCGAGCGCGCCGTCAGCGCCAGCAGCCTGATGCCGGAAGAACAGGTCCGCCTGGGCCGCCAGCAGGGTGCGGATCTGGTGCTGGTGGGCGACATCGAATCGTTCCAGCTCGGCCGCCCCGGCCGCAGCTACTATGGCGCGCAATTCAACACGCTTGAGCCCGTCATCCGCATCCAGTACCGGCTGCTGGAAACCGCCACGGGCGGCGTACTGCGCGCCGGCACCTTCAATTACACCGAAGCACCGGGCACGCTGCGCAGCAAACTGCGCGAGGCCGACATCGACCCGGACCGTGAGCCGGAACGTATCGGCGAATTCCTGTACCCGGACGTGGCCCGCGCGCTGACCGGCGAAGTGATGGATGCGCTGTACCCGGTGCGCGTGCTGAGCGTGCAGGGTGATCGCGTCTACATCACCCAGGGCAGCGGCCGCCTGAGCACAGGCCAGCAACTCACCGTGCACCAGCTCGACGGCGAAATGAAAGATCCCGACACCGGCCTGGCCATTCGCCTGGAAACCCCGGCCCTGGCCACGCTGCGTGTCACGGACGTGCAGCAGGACTACGCCGTGGCGGAACTGGTGGACGGTGATCGCGGCAGCCTGAACGAGCAGGCCGTGGTGCGGAATGTGCCGGCAGATACCCGCCGCCCGAGCGGGCCCGGCCGACCGATGACACCTGGTTCGTCCGAAGCCCCGATCAGCTGGGATTGA
- the lpoB gene encoding penicillin-binding protein activator LpoB, giving the protein MRVLMMALLGAALLISGCTRVQYGDATATETVTVDFGSTDLQMIASQMVDDLMTFPPVVQLTAQRRPVAFVDRVQNRTVEHIDTESVTDSIRAKLIQSGKFRFVDMTVVERVRQQMDFQTQSGMVDPATAVTMGRQIGAEFMIYGALTSIVKRDSSTKDVYYKFTLNMMNLETGIIEWSSEKEIRKTRSRSLFGL; this is encoded by the coding sequence ATGCGTGTATTGATGATGGCCCTGCTGGGCGCCGCCCTGCTGATCAGCGGCTGTACCCGGGTGCAATACGGCGATGCCACCGCCACCGAAACCGTGACCGTGGACTTCGGCTCCACCGACCTGCAGATGATTGCCTCGCAGATGGTCGATGACCTGATGACCTTCCCGCCGGTGGTGCAGCTCACCGCCCAGCGTCGTCCGGTGGCGTTTGTGGACCGCGTGCAGAACCGCACCGTGGAACACATCGATACCGAATCCGTGACCGACAGCATCCGCGCCAAGCTGATCCAGTCCGGCAAGTTCCGCTTCGTTGACATGACCGTGGTCGAGCGGGTGCGTCAACAGATGGACTTCCAGACCCAGAGCGGCATGGTCGACCCGGCAACTGCGGTGACCATGGGCCGCCAGATTGGCGCCGAGTTCATGATCTATGGCGCGCTGACCAGCATCGTCAAGCGCGACAGCAGCACCAAGGATGTGTACTACAAGTTCACCCTGAACATGATGAACCTGGAAACCGGCATCATCGAATGGTCCAGCGAGAAAGAAATCCGCAAGACCCGTTCCCGCAGCCTGTTCGGGCTGTAA
- a CDS encoding YcfL family protein encodes MKRYALLWTLLVTALLAGCAMNPDDGLSDEDRAVLRYDSASLDGAFELLEVNRATSGDIVRAQVHLRNKSSFSVDYQYKFRWYDRNGFEIAPEGEPWRPQRASGKAEVRLQAVAPNAAVARFELWLREE; translated from the coding sequence ATGAAACGCTACGCCCTGCTATGGACCCTGCTGGTGACCGCCCTGCTGGCCGGCTGTGCCATGAACCCCGACGACGGCCTGTCCGATGAAGACCGGGCCGTGCTGCGCTACGACAGCGCTTCACTGGACGGTGCCTTTGAGCTGCTGGAAGTGAACCGTGCCACCAGCGGCGACATCGTGCGCGCCCAGGTGCATCTGCGGAACAAGTCATCGTTCTCGGTGGATTACCAGTACAAGTTCCGCTGGTACGACCGCAACGGCTTCGAGATTGCCCCGGAAGGCGAGCCATGGCGTCCGCAACGCGCCTCCGGCAAGGCCGAAGTGCGTCTGCAGGCGGTGGCACCCAATGCCGCCGTGGCACGCTTTGAACTGTGGCTGCGTGAAGAATAA